The proteins below come from a single Terriglobales bacterium genomic window:
- a CDS encoding OmpA family protein → MAKKMVVLALILLLAGVAAAQRSATPAGGLQQHAATEIIGAKKVVQGPTYADVYCAGYLASPVPTVLGYIAGGWDTPNQMQFGTNEYVYFKGSGFEAGKEYQVIRPSRDRNRVSQFRGQHGMVRSAGRHVAEIARVKVTDVRGDVTIARVEFSCDGVMAGDSVVPMPDRPMPLYHGPMPFDQFAPQNGKTTGRIILTRDYASSIGARSQVYLNIGADKGLKAGDWFRVTRDYAYPRNEQPNDAAAWGARDMVDDSQVDPKRISSGELHTLPRRSLGELVITQVEAKSATGIVTFALQEMFVGDSVEMIDVPPPAEEAAATMNPPAINCAASPASVRVGDNSTITCDASSPDNRPLTIAFASDRGSLAPRDNVATLSTANAGAGPITVNATATDDRNLSASTAVTVNVEAAPAAPQASLAGEAMFKKNSAYVDNRAKAMLDGIALRLNQERDAKAVIVGFADAGESNTLALRRANNVKTYLTRTKGIDAARIETRAGAGAGKKAEVWIVPAGATMP, encoded by the coding sequence ATGGCGAAGAAGATGGTGGTCCTGGCGCTCATCCTGCTGCTCGCGGGCGTTGCCGCGGCGCAGCGTAGCGCTACCCCGGCGGGCGGGCTGCAGCAGCACGCCGCGACCGAGATCATCGGCGCGAAGAAGGTCGTGCAGGGGCCGACCTACGCCGACGTCTATTGCGCAGGCTACCTCGCCTCGCCCGTGCCCACGGTGCTGGGCTACATTGCCGGCGGTTGGGATACCCCCAACCAGATGCAGTTCGGCACCAACGAGTACGTCTACTTCAAGGGCAGCGGCTTCGAAGCCGGGAAGGAATACCAGGTCATCCGCCCCAGCCGCGACCGCAACCGGGTGAGCCAGTTCCGCGGCCAGCACGGCATGGTGCGTTCCGCCGGCCGGCACGTGGCCGAGATCGCCCGCGTCAAAGTGACCGACGTGCGCGGCGACGTCACCATCGCGCGCGTGGAATTCTCCTGCGACGGCGTGATGGCCGGCGATTCCGTCGTGCCCATGCCCGACCGCCCGATGCCGCTCTATCACGGGCCCATGCCCTTCGACCAGTTCGCCCCCCAGAACGGCAAGACCACCGGCCGCATCATCCTCACCCGCGACTACGCGAGCTCCATCGGAGCACGCTCGCAGGTCTACCTCAACATCGGCGCCGACAAGGGACTGAAGGCCGGCGACTGGTTCCGCGTCACCCGCGACTACGCCTATCCGCGCAACGAACAGCCGAACGACGCCGCCGCGTGGGGCGCGCGCGACATGGTCGACGACTCGCAGGTCGACCCCAAGCGCATCTCGTCCGGCGAGCTGCACACCTTGCCGCGCCGCAGCCTGGGCGAGCTCGTCATCACCCAGGTGGAGGCCAAGTCCGCCACCGGCATCGTCACGTTCGCGCTGCAGGAGATGTTCGTGGGCGACAGCGTCGAGATGATCGACGTCCCGCCGCCGGCCGAAGAGGCGGCCGCCACGATGAATCCTCCCGCCATCAACTGCGCGGCCTCGCCCGCCAGCGTGCGCGTGGGCGACAACTCCACCATCACCTGCGACGCGTCCAGCCCGGATAACCGGCCGCTGACCATCGCGTTCGCGAGCGACCGCGGCTCGCTGGCGCCGCGCGACAACGTCGCCACGCTCAGCACCGCCAACGCCGGCGCCGGTCCCATCACCGTCAACGCGACCGCGACCGACGACCGCAACCTCTCGGCTTCGACCGCGGTCACGGTGAACGTGGAAGCCGCGCCCGCGGCCCCGCAAGCCAGCCTCGCGGGCGAGGCGATGTTCAAGAAGAACAGCGCCTACGTCGACAACCGCGCCAAGGCGATGCTCGACGGCATCGCGCTCCGCCTGAACCAGGAGCGCGACGCCAAGGCCGTGATCGTCGGCTTCGCCGACGCGGGCGAGTCCAACACCCTCGCCCTGCGCCGCGCCAACAACGTGAAGACGTACCTCACCCGCACCAAGGGCATCGACGCCGCGCGCATCGAGACGCGCGCCGGCGCCGGCGCGGGCAAGAAAGCGGAAGTCTGGATCGTGCCTGCGGGCGCGACCATGCCGTAA
- the aroE gene encoding shikimate dehydrogenase: protein MVTPTYTPRLLPARLPRICVAITGADAAELMDRAEAVVRENPFLELRLDYLRKPALALARIKRFTDYYPHALVVATCRRAANGGKFRGTVAAQLDLLIKAANNGCQLVDLELQTANQMKPQDFTRVRNSAALILSFHDFRGTRDLDKTFEKMRRHPAEFYKVVATAKSLSDNVTMMKFLQSQSERYSMVGVCMGEQGIISRVLGVRAGSVFTFGAASAGEETAPGQIAHRTLRETYRLEQVDQATKVYGVAGDPVAHSLSPAMMNVAFRRENVNGVYLALHAKTLKDLLACVRDIPLSGLSVTMPYKEEIMKHLDNSDPLTAKIGACNTVVRSQEGKLYGFNTDIAGVVRPLEQRFHLQGSKVLVVGAGGAARAAVWGLKERGSEVYLINRTASAGKKLAKQARAKYLGKRDLLKLHFDCIINATPVGMGGSKASPLAEKEINSKYVFEMVYNPAETRFTQLARKRGCQVIPGIEMFVHQGARQFEIWTGKPAPVAEMQHVVLTALEQRAQEAAAQGGKKKRR from the coding sequence ATGGTCACTCCCACATACACCCCGCGGCTGCTGCCCGCGCGCCTGCCGCGCATCTGCGTGGCCATCACCGGGGCCGACGCCGCCGAGCTGATGGATCGCGCCGAAGCGGTGGTGCGCGAGAACCCCTTCCTCGAACTGCGGCTCGACTACCTGCGCAAGCCCGCCCTGGCGCTGGCCCGGATCAAGCGTTTCACCGACTACTACCCGCACGCGCTGGTGGTGGCCACCTGCCGGCGCGCGGCCAACGGCGGCAAGTTCCGCGGCACCGTCGCGGCGCAGCTCGACCTCCTCATCAAGGCCGCCAACAACGGCTGCCAGCTGGTCGACCTCGAGCTGCAGACGGCCAACCAGATGAAGCCGCAGGACTTCACGCGCGTCCGCAACTCGGCCGCGCTCATCCTGAGCTTCCACGACTTCCGCGGCACGCGCGACCTCGACAAGACGTTCGAGAAGATGCGGCGGCATCCGGCCGAGTTCTACAAGGTCGTCGCCACGGCCAAGTCGCTCTCCGACAACGTGACCATGATGAAGTTCCTGCAAAGCCAGAGCGAGCGCTACTCCATGGTCGGGGTCTGCATGGGGGAGCAGGGCATCATCAGCCGGGTGCTGGGCGTGCGCGCCGGCAGCGTGTTCACCTTCGGCGCCGCCTCGGCGGGCGAGGAGACCGCCCCCGGCCAGATCGCGCACCGCACCCTGCGCGAGACCTATCGGCTGGAGCAGGTGGACCAGGCGACCAAGGTCTACGGCGTGGCGGGCGACCCGGTCGCGCACTCGCTCTCGCCCGCGATGATGAACGTCGCCTTCCGCCGCGAGAACGTCAACGGCGTCTACCTCGCGCTGCACGCCAAGACGTTGAAGGACCTGCTGGCGTGCGTGCGCGACATCCCCCTCAGCGGTCTCTCCGTCACCATGCCGTACAAGGAAGAGATCATGAAGCACCTCGACAACAGCGACCCGCTGACCGCCAAGATCGGGGCCTGCAACACCGTCGTGCGCTCGCAGGAGGGCAAGCTCTACGGCTTCAATACCGACATCGCCGGAGTGGTCCGGCCGCTGGAGCAGCGCTTCCACCTCCAGGGATCCAAGGTGCTGGTGGTGGGCGCCGGGGGCGCCGCGCGCGCCGCGGTCTGGGGACTGAAGGAACGCGGCAGCGAGGTCTACCTCATCAACCGCACCGCGTCGGCGGGAAAGAAGCTGGCCAAGCAGGCGCGCGCGAAGTACCTCGGCAAGCGCGACCTGCTCAAGCTGCACTTCGACTGCATCATCAACGCGACGCCGGTGGGGATGGGCGGCTCGAAGGCCTCGCCGCTGGCGGAAAAAGAGATCAACAGCAAGTACGTGTTCGAGATGGTCTACAACCCGGCCGAGACGCGCTTCACGCAGCTGGCGCGCAAGCGCGGCTGCCAGGTCATCCCGGGGATCGAGATGTTCGTGCACCAGGGCGCGCGCCAGTTCGAGATCTGGACCGGCAAGCCCGCCCCGGTCGCCGAGATGCAGCACGTCGTGCTGACCGCGCTCGAGCAGCGCGCCCAGGAAGCCGCCGCCCAGGGCGGCAAGAAGAAGCGCCGCTAG
- a CDS encoding helix-turn-helix domain-containing protein, giving the protein MQRASAPTLSFGQIYGAVRARHETAGFVISAMRPVGPPEAIPLHTHPEGSFTFILSGVQICSARNVPGLAEQGSLIWNPPGTTHRDRFQRIEDGSCLSISVPAALTESVALPEFPVRLESHEARGLVRAVTRECVSWDSTSPALAESLCLELLAVTAAPERAASRGGAVPRWLTQAQELLTERCTEPLTITAVAGAVGVHPAHLARNFSRFFRRSPGEHLRRSRVARAAALLRETAAPLAEIALACGFADQSHFTNLFRRYQGLPPAAFRSAHRSGRTSPGSDWDLREFCNFPGPPPY; this is encoded by the coding sequence ATGCAGCGGGCATCCGCGCCGACGCTTTCTTTCGGGCAGATCTACGGGGCCGTGCGCGCGCGGCATGAGACCGCCGGGTTCGTGATCAGCGCGATGCGGCCGGTCGGCCCGCCCGAGGCGATCCCGCTCCACACGCACCCCGAGGGATCCTTCACCTTCATTCTTTCCGGGGTCCAGATCTGCAGCGCGCGCAACGTACCCGGGCTGGCGGAACAAGGCAGCCTGATCTGGAACCCGCCCGGCACGACGCACCGCGACCGCTTCCAGCGGATCGAAGACGGCAGCTGCCTTTCCATCTCGGTGCCGGCGGCGCTGACCGAGTCGGTGGCGCTTCCGGAGTTCCCGGTCCGGCTGGAGAGCCACGAGGCGCGCGGCCTGGTGCGCGCGGTGACGCGGGAATGCGTGTCGTGGGACAGCACGTCGCCCGCGCTGGCGGAATCCTTGTGCCTGGAATTGCTGGCGGTGACGGCGGCGCCGGAGCGCGCCGCCTCGCGCGGCGGGGCGGTGCCGCGCTGGCTCACGCAAGCGCAGGAGCTCCTGACCGAGCGATGCACCGAGCCCCTGACCATCACGGCGGTGGCGGGCGCGGTCGGGGTGCACCCCGCACACCTGGCGCGCAATTTCTCGCGCTTCTTCCGCCGCAGCCCGGGCGAGCACCTGCGCCGCTCGCGGGTCGCGCGCGCCGCCGCGCTGCTGCGCGAGACCGCCGCGCCGCTCGCCGAGATCGCCCTCGCCTGCGGCTTCGCCGACCAGAGCCACTTCACCAATCTCTTCCGCCGTTACCAGGGCCTTCCGCCGGCGGCATTCCGCAGCGCGCACCGCTCCGGCCGCACCTCGCCTGGATCGGACTGGGATCTCCGCGAGTTTTGCAACTTTCCCGGTCCGCCGCCGTATTAA